From the Caldicellulosiruptoraceae bacterium PP1 genome, one window contains:
- a CDS encoding O-antigen ligase family protein — protein sequence MKNILIKEGWYDKKIIYYLILLYLIFCSAGLFIVNDSTKTNNYSTYLQLFNAILYFISIIIIYNKRKYTYLIIKNNLNFYLIFLFMLIILLSFLWSGNPILTLRKSIAMLGTTLVFISIFLLYMDDIFKLIYKSIYITMLLSLVYAIFLPNIAYLKDPRGIFLKGIFWHKNQFAYIAGLFLVMNLIHFCFNKKNKIINILLIILSIIFLNNAGCVGAVLATFISIIIFLIIYNYNKILNKNVKLIFIMFSFIVFFTIPIIAFISYSLSNDNNIFNLIGRDDTLTGRSLIWKAFIIYSFKEKPILGYGFESNDLLSVIGINNLISLAGFIPSHLHNSFLDVLFNLGLIGLIIFIFIFISSIYNQVINIKFIIYNYKKNVKDYIYFKNLILCLIILIFILIRSILETPIMKYNSFWWIIFGLINMYNIYYKNIIKKL from the coding sequence ATGAAAAATATACTAATTAAAGAAGGTTGGTATGATAAAAAAATAATTTATTACTTGATATTATTGTATTTAATATTTTGTAGTGCAGGTTTATTTATTGTAAATGATAGTACAAAAACAAATAACTATAGCACTTATTTACAGTTATTTAATGCAATATTATATTTTATTAGTATTATAATTATATATAATAAAAGGAAATATACATATTTAATAATAAAAAATAATTTAAATTTTTATTTAATTTTTTTATTTATGTTAATTATTTTATTAAGCTTTTTATGGTCAGGAAATCCAATTTTAACATTAAGAAAAAGTATTGCAATGTTAGGTACTACATTGGTATTTATTAGTATATTTTTATTATATATGGATGATATTTTTAAATTAATTTATAAGTCGATATATATAACAATGTTATTATCTTTAGTTTATGCTATTTTTCTTCCCAATATAGCATATTTGAAAGATCCAAGAGGCATCTTTTTAAAAGGTATATTTTGGCATAAAAATCAATTTGCATATATAGCTGGTTTATTTCTAGTTATGAATTTAATTCATTTTTGTTTTAATAAAAAGAATAAAATAATTAATATTTTATTAATTATTTTATCAATTATTTTTTTGAATAATGCTGGTTGTGTAGGTGCTGTTTTAGCTACATTTATATCAATAATAATTTTCTTAATTATTTATAACTATAATAAAATTTTAAATAAAAATGTGAAATTAATTTTTATAATGTTCAGCTTTATAGTATTTTTTACTATACCTATAATTGCTTTTATATCATATTCTTTATCAAATGATAATAATATTTTTAATTTAATTGGTCGTGATGATACTTTAACGGGACGTAGTTTAATTTGGAAAGCTTTTATAATTTATTCTTTTAAAGAAAAACCAATACTTGGATATGGATTTGAATCTAATGATTTATTATCTGTAATAGGAATTAATAATTTAATAAGTTTGGCTGGTTTTATACCTTCACATTTACATAATTCTTTTTTAGATGTATTATTTAATTTAGGGTTAATAGGTTTAATTATATTTATCTTTATCTTTATTAGTAGTATATATAATCAAGTAATAAATATAAAATTTATTATTTATAATTATAAAAAAAATGTTAAGGATTATATATATTTTAAAAATTTAATATTATGTTTAATTATTTTAATATTCATATTAATAAGAAGTATATTAGAAACGCCTATAATGAAATATAATAGTTTTTGGTGGATAATTTTTGGCCTTATTAATATGTATAATATTTATTATAAAAATATTATTAAAAAACTATGA
- a CDS encoding WecB/TagA/CpsF family glycosyltransferase: MEKYKILQTEINFFSWHELLKVIENNLQNLKGKYICICSVHPTVIAYENQYYRNVQNNAIYRLPDGMPLVYIAKKNKINSERITGPDLMSKIFEISDKAGYTHYFYGSTNEILNSMKNNLLKIYPNLKILGMYSPPFRKLSYKEDVDIIKEINKLNPDFVWIGLGVPKQEIWMYEHKDKINSLMIGVGAGFDYFAGRIKRAPKWMQKVCLEWLFRLIQEPRRLWKRYVITNAKFLLYLALTDKKY; this comes from the coding sequence ATGGAAAAATATAAGATATTGCAGACTGAAATAAATTTTTTTTCTTGGCATGAATTATTAAAAGTAATTGAAAACAATCTACAAAATCTAAAAGGTAAATATATTTGTATTTGTAGTGTTCATCCGACAGTAATAGCTTATGAAAATCAATATTATAGAAATGTTCAAAATAATGCAATTTATAGATTACCAGATGGTATGCCACTTGTATATATAGCAAAAAAAAATAAAATCAATTCAGAAAGGATTACAGGTCCTGATTTAATGAGTAAGATATTTGAGATATCTGATAAAGCAGGATATACTCATTATTTTTATGGTAGTACAAATGAAATATTGAATAGCATGAAAAACAATTTATTAAAAATATACCCAAATTTAAAAATATTAGGTATGTATTCACCTCCTTTTCGAAAATTATCATATAAAGAAGATGTCGATATAATAAAAGAAATAAATAAGTTAAATCCAGATTTTGTATGGATTGGACTCGGTGTACCTAAACAGGAAATTTGGATGTATGAGCATAAAGATAAAATAAATTCATTAATGATTGGTGTAGGGGCAGGTTTTGATTATTTTGCAGGGAGAATTAAAAGAGCTCCCAAATGGATGCAAAAAGTTTGTTTAGAATGGTTATTTAGGTTAATACAAGAACCTAGAAGATTATGGAAAAGATATGTTATTACAAATGCTAAATTTCTGTTATATTTAGCTTTAACAGATAAAAAATATTAA
- a CDS encoding glycosyltransferase family 4 protein, whose product MKNKLNILIVHNYYQIKGGEDVVVNNEALMLKKRGHNVFFYERFNKEIVEYGMIKKIKLFLNTIFSIKTYKEIKNIIKKNNIDIVHVHNTLPLISSSVYWASKKMNVPVIQTLHNYRFVCPNAILFRNDNICEDCLNKNILQALKYKCYRNSFIATLSIIITLLLNSFIKSYDKVNAYILLTPFMKDKLHNFLDKKRVFIKPNFVPDEFINKINEHIDGVSIKKDQSYCVYAGRLDKSKGILMLIDMWENIKDLNLYIFGDGPETSTIKEKIKDKTNIKYFGAVSQEILFRYIHYSLAVIFPSKWYECFPMIIVESLALKKIVIIYDNKNINNIIKNGFNGFIFKNSLELRNILNFIKNNNEKYLKICENAYNEYINKYNENKNYDFLINIYYKLMEENNGKI is encoded by the coding sequence ATGAAAAATAAATTAAATATTTTGATTGTACATAATTATTATCAAATTAAAGGTGGAGAAGATGTTGTTGTTAATAATGAAGCTCTTATGTTAAAAAAAAGAGGACATAATGTATTTTTTTATGAGCGTTTTAATAAAGAAATTGTAGAGTATGGTATGATAAAAAAAATTAAGCTTTTCTTAAATACAATATTTTCTATTAAGACTTATAAAGAAATTAAAAATATAATTAAAAAAAATAATATAGATATTGTACATGTTCATAATACATTGCCATTAATTAGTTCTTCAGTATATTGGGCATCTAAAAAAATGAACGTACCAGTAATACAAACACTTCATAATTATAGATTTGTATGTCCTAATGCTATACTGTTTAGAAATGATAATATATGCGAAGATTGTTTAAATAAAAATATTTTACAAGCATTAAAATATAAATGTTATAGAAATTCATTTATAGCAACATTATCGATAATAATTACATTATTATTAAATTCATTTATTAAATCATATGATAAAGTTAATGCTTATATTCTATTAACACCTTTTATGAAAGATAAATTACATAATTTTTTAGATAAAAAAAGAGTATTTATAAAACCCAATTTTGTTCCAGATGAATTTATAAATAAAATTAATGAACATATAGATGGAGTAAGTATTAAAAAAGATCAAAGTTATTGTGTTTACGCTGGAAGATTAGATAAATCTAAGGGAATACTTATGCTTATTGATATGTGGGAAAATATAAAAGATTTGAATCTTTATATTTTTGGAGATGGACCTGAAACTAGTACTATTAAAGAAAAAATAAAAGATAAAACAAATATAAAGTATTTTGGAGCAGTATCTCAAGAAATTTTATTTAGGTACATTCATTATTCATTAGCAGTTATTTTTCCTTCAAAATGGTATGAGTGTTTTCCTATGATAATTGTTGAGTCACTTGCGTTAAAAAAAATAGTTATTATTTATGATAATAAGAACATAAATAATATCATAAAAAATGGTTTCAATGGATTTATATTTAAAAACTCTTTAGAATTAAGAAACATTTTAAATTTTATTAAAAATAATAATGAGAAATATTTAAAAATATGTGAAAATGCTTATAATGAATATATTAATAAATATAATGAAAATAAAAATTATGATTTTCTTATAAATATTTATTATAAATTAATGGAGGAAAATAATGGAAAAATATAA